Proteins encoded in a region of the Penaeus vannamei isolate JL-2024 chromosome 30, ASM4276789v1, whole genome shotgun sequence genome:
- the Madm gene encoding nuclear receptor-binding protein homolog isoform X2: MLLSLYIYVIDFPFHLSMHPLQVVFITEYMSSGSLKKFLKLTKRNVKKLPLQSWKRWCTQILSALSYLHSCSPPIIHGNLTTDTIFIQHNGLVKIGSVAPDQIHSHVKTCRDDMKNMHFIAPEYGSHAPVTPAVDIYSFGMAALEMAALEIPGNGDSGNIVTQEQVQKTIHSLEHESQRDFIRQCLIADHNKRPRTTELLFHKVLFEVHSLKLLAAHSLIHNPKKSNKNIDNCVEEMLQHQYHQDSILAEIKHKERDPALFRMKDIPVLEKLEKFMEDVRYGIYPLTAFKLQQPPPSRPRAISPEAVDPVASDAQEVAQMETRKVINMMCNIKPNENGHGLFMTISLRLEDKMNRQLSCVVEDGEGAAALTDELVRYGFISQIDKDEITSLIEDHLTRVRNGLSVSMASGRNGVGGSVTGQDTLRVMHPPTITTATR, translated from the exons ATGCTACTTTCcctttatatttatgtaatcgattttccatttcatttgtcTATGCATCCATTGCAGGTCGTCTTCATCACGGAATACATGTCTTCAGGTTCACTGAAAAAATTCCTGAAGCTGACCAAGCGCAATGTGAAGAAGCTTCCTCTGCAGTCTTGGAAGCGATGGTGTACCCAAATCCTCTCCGCTCTCAG TTACTTGCATTCGTGCTCCCCCCCTATCATCCACGGCAACCTCACAACCGACACCATATTTATCCAGCACAACGGCCTCGTCAAGATCGGCTCAG TGGCACCTGATCAGATCCACTCCCATGTCAAGACCTGCAGAGATGACATGAAAAACATGCACTTCATTGCCCCGGAATATGGAA GCCATGCACCAGTCACCCCAGCAGTAGATATCTATTCTTTTGGTATGGCGGCTTTAGAGATGGCTGCCCTTGAGATACCAGGCAATGGAGACTCGGGCAATATCGTTACACAGGAGCAG GTGCAAAAAACTATACATTCCCTTGAACACGAGTCCCAGCGGGACTTCATTCGGCAGTGCCTGATTGCAGACCATAATAAACGACCTCGCACCACAGAATTACTTTTCCACAAAGTCTTGTTTGAGGTCCACTCCTTGAAGTTGCTTGCTgctcactctctcatacacaacCCAAAGAAGT CCAACAAGAACATTGACAACTGTGTTGAAGAAATGCTGCAGCACCAGTACCATCAGGACAGCATCTTGGCTGAGATTAAACACAAGGAACGTGATCCAGCGCTCTTTAGGATGAAGGATATCCCAGTCCTAGAGAAGCTGGAGAAGTTCATGGAAGATGTTAG GTATGGTATTTATCCTCTAACGGCCTTCAAGCTTCAGCAGCCACCTCCGTCCCGACCTCGAGCCATTTCCCCAGAGGCAGTTGATCCCGTTGCATCGGATGCCCAGGAGGTGGCACAGATGGAGACCCGCAAAGTTATAAACATGATGTGCAACATTAAGCCTAATGAAAATGGGCATGGTTTGTTT ATGACCATCTCGTTACGTTTAGAAGACAAGATGAATCGGCAGCTCTCTTGTGTAgtagaagatggggaaggagccGCTGCTCTTACCGATGAGCTTGTCAGATACGGTTTTATTAGCCAG ATTGACAAAGATGAAATAACCAGTTTAATAGAAGATCACCTAACACGGGTGCGAAATGGTCTTTCTGTATCAATGGCTTCAGGCCGAAATGGTGTGGGAGGCAGTGTTACAGGTCAAGACACTCTGCGTGTAATGCATCCCCCTACGATCACAACAGCAACTAGATAA